The following proteins are co-located in the Triticum aestivum cultivar Chinese Spring chromosome 1A, IWGSC CS RefSeq v2.1, whole genome shotgun sequence genome:
- the LOC123041334 gene encoding leucine-rich repeat extensin-like protein 6 codes for MEQPHFNPLAMLRLRTVAVAAALLLLLSSPAPTSQLSLGATFGVWINGAAAPPPPPGSASLGPSSTQIQGGGQEYTALQALKAAIFEDPRGALSSWQGPNVCAYKGVYCSAPPAGAAAAGAVVAGIDLNHASLKGTLPAALSLLSHLTFLHLNSNRLAGAVPDTLGDLQYLTELDLSNNLFSGPFPAATLLIPSLVYLDLRFNGFSGELPDEVFAKNLDALFLNNNQFEGQIPETLWSSPATAITLANNRLTGPVPTAYGYGGRVRELLFLNNKLTGCVPEALGFLPYIEVLDLSNNLLSGHLPSTLSCLSGIEVLNIAHNQFTGELPELVCDLRRITNLSVSFNFFSGISQDCDRLAGRNVFDFAGNCVPGRGMQRPQPECDDAPGDVGLSCLRIPGSRPVACAEAAVSIGIGVTFGGPLPLGLSGGGAGVTVTVP; via the coding sequence ATGGAGCAGCCACACTTCAATCCTCTCGCGATGCTACGTCTACGTACTGTAGCCGTGGCCGccgccttgctgctgctgctgtcctccCCCGCCCCGACCTCCCAGCTCAGCCTCGGCGCCACATTTGGCGTCTGGATCAATGGCGCCgcggcgccaccgcctcctcccggCTCCGCCTCGCTGGGGCCCTCCTCGACGCAGATCCAAGGCGGCGGGCAAGAATACACGGCGCTGCAGGCCCTGAAGGCGGCCATCTTTGAGGACCCCCGCGGCGCGCTGTCGTCCTGGCAGGGGCCAAATGTCTGCGCCTACAAGGGCGTCTACTGCTCCGCGCCGCCcgctggcgcggcggcggcgggcgcggtggtcgccggcattgACCTCAACCACGCGAGCCTCAAGGGCACGCtcccggccgccctctccctcctctcccacCTCACGTTCCTCCACCTTAACAGCAACCGCCTCGCCGGCGCCGTTCCAGACACGCTCGGGGACCTGCAGTACCTCACCGAACTGGACCTGAGCAACAACCTGTTCTCCGGGCCCTTCCCCGCGGCCACATTGCTCATACCGTCGCTGGTCTACCTCGACCTGCGGTTCAACGGCTTCTCCGGCGAGCTCCCTGACGAGGTCTTCGCCAAGAACCTGGACGCGCTCTTCCTCAACAACAACCAGTTCGAGGGCCAGATCCCGGAGACGTTGTGGTCGTCACCGGCAACGGCGATCACCCTGGCGAACAACCGCCTGACGGGGCCCGTCCCGACGGCCTACGGCTACGGCGGCAGGGTCCGTGAGTTGCTGTTCCTCAACAACAAGCTGACCGGCTGCGTCCCGGAGGCCCTGGGGTTCCTGCCTTACATCGAGGTGCTGGACCTCAGCAACAACCTGCTGTCGGGCCACCTGCCGAGCACGCTGTCGTGCCTCTCCGGCATCGAGGTGCTCAACATCGCGCACAACCAGTTCACCGGCGAGCTGCCGGAGCTGGTGTGCGACCTGAGGCGGATCACGAACCTGTCGGTCTCCTTCAACTTCTTTTCCGGGATCAGCCAGGATTGCGACCGGCTGGCGGGGCGGAATGTCTTCGACTTTGCGGGCAACTGCGTCCCGGGGCGGGGCATGCAACGGCCGCAGCCCGAGTGCGACGACGCGCCGGGAGACGTCGGGCTCAGCTGCCTGCGCATCCCGGGGTCGCGCCCTGTTGCGTGCGCCGAGGCCGCGGTGTCCATCGGCATCGGCGTCACCTTCGGCGGCCCGCTGCCGTTGGGGCTGTCCGGCGGCGGCGCCGGTGTCACGGTCACCGTCCCCTGA
- the LOC123041348 gene encoding translation initiation factor IF-2, whose protein sequence is MRLMDPPNAQHIKSGQTVGPFPSLLPLPCVSTVPSPFAPAVAGWLRRRHALALLPPRACCAVPARARRARSLPELAAPCPPELAAPAPFPSSPRPALSSPPRSLLELAAPAAFGGASATAASPSSRAMVPRRRTDRPLRRPAGGRGPVSRCAPGWPGPKSVAGDAERRRSVGDLPVTRLPFREISSLLCSVQRLASVASPVSTTAACAGGASGERRGGLCRWPRRCGCGGSVGSLIGGSRPDTRGPEADESERWERPLLSIADPFLPIFAFSLGPGRTVRGQRADALSVWVALLGHLFCPDDPNGQNGSSH, encoded by the coding sequence ATGCGGCTGATGGATCCACCGAACGCGCAACACATAAAAAGCGGACAAACGGTCGGGCCATTCCCTTCTCTGCTTCCTCTCCCGTGCGTGTCGACGGTGCCTTCACCCTTTGCTCCGGCCGTTGCCGGCTGGCTCCGACGCCGCCACGCCCTGGCGCTGCTCCCTCCCCGAGCTTGCTGCGCCGTGCCCGCCCGAGCTCGCCGCGCCCGCTCCCTTCCCGAGCTCGCCGCGCCGTGCCCGCCCGAGCTCGCCGCGCCCGCTCCCTTCCCGAGCTCGCCGCGCCCGGCCCTGAGCTCCCCGCCCCGCTCCCTCCTCGAGCTCGCCGCGCCTGCAGCTTTTGGCGGTGCGAGCGCCACAGCTGCCTCTCCTTCCTCTCGCGCCATGGTCCCGCGCCGCCGGACAGACAGACCGCTCCGACGGCCCGCAGGCGGCCGCGGCCCAGTATCCCGTTGTGCTCCAGGCTGGCCAGGTCCCAAGAGCGTCGCCGGGGACGCAGAACggaggaggagtgtcggagatctCCCTGTCACCCGCTTGCCGTTCCGCGAGATCTCCTCGCTGCTCTGCTCGGTTCAGCGGCTTGCGTCGGTGGCTTCGCCGGTGAGCACTACGGCGGCTTGCGCCGGTGGCGCCTCGGGTGAGCGCCGCGGCGGCCTGTGCCGGTGGCCTCGTCGCTGTGGTTGTGGAGGCAGTGTTGGGTCACTGATAGGCGGGTCCAGGCCGGACACGAGAGGGCCGGAGGCGGACGAGAGCGAGCGATGGGAGCGTCCGCTTTTGTCCATCGCGGACCCATTTCTTCCTATATTTGCGTTCAGTTTGGGTCCGGGACGGACAGTACGCGGACAGCGGGCAGACgctttgtccgtttgggtcgccctgTTGGGCCATCTTTTCTGTCCGGATGATCCGAACGGACAAAATGGGTCgtcccattga